The Sphaeramia orbicularis chromosome 18, fSphaOr1.1, whole genome shotgun sequence genome contains a region encoding:
- the sst5 gene encoding somatostatin-1A, whose translation MLQVQVLALALVSSVVLMVSAAPHRADLIYDKDLAHRLLVSFLSELMASRGDEVMLLPELEEQLGVREELIRRHVPFSQRERKAGCRNFFWKTFTSC comes from the exons ATGCTTCAGGTGCAGGTGTTGGCGTTGGCTCTGGTTTCATCTGTTGTTCTGATGGTCAGCGCTGCTCCTCACAGAGCAGACCTCATCTACGACAAA gaTCTTGCCCACCGGCTGCTGGTGTCGTTTTTGTCTGAGCTGATGGCATCCAGAGGAGACGAGGTGATGCTGTTGCCAGagctggaggagcagctgggagTCAGGGAGGAGCTGATACGTCGACATGTACCCTTCTCACAACGGGAACGCAAAGCCGGCTGCCGCAACTTCTTCTGGAAGACCTTCACCTCCTGTTAA
- the trip6 gene encoding thyroid receptor-interacting protein 6 — MSGPTWLPPRTLDSPERAIPQMSHSAASAIYRAPNKKGTSDFRPKYVGPYDQNGGGGGAGGMANRYLATGPTGGPIHHSSSDHYYTPPHGPKEDRNWSPHMDSYELMHRGPEKSTSHHSKIDAEIDSLTSMLADLDSHHDSSSQLYDNVPYNKYLSGDHYKPAHHSGAPPQGRTSMGYPPHPQSQYHPAPPYPSEHQTPQYPTSHQQDYYSPSSSSTPKPYPQPVPASYTTASTPTGPRFSVQVKTAQPVTYSQTGRQAEQAYTPPPPRQHVSRPPAQTQAGPQGWYSSHPSSQAQEVHIETGYGSGSAGRVNQVPMSKRGLDSNASGSTQSPAYQTSKGAVTTRPEEELDRLTKKLVYDMNHPPAEDYFGRCARCGDNVVGDGSGCIAMEQVFHVECFTCITCHARLRGQPFYALDKKSYCESCYISTLERCSKCSKPILDRILRAMGKAYHPRCFTCVVCNCCLDGVPFTVDATSQIHCIEDFHRKYAPRCSVCGEPIMPELGQEETVRIVALDRSFHVNCYVCEECGLLLSSEGEGRGCYPLDGHILCKSCSARRIQDLSAKISTDC; from the exons ATGTCCGGTCCCACTTGGCTTCCACCAAGGACTCTGGACAGTCCAGAGCGAGCCATCCCCCAGATGTCCCACTCTGCAGCATCAGCAATTTACCGGGCCCCCAACAAGAAGGGCACTTCTGATTTCCGGCCAAAGTATGTCGGTCCATATGACCAGaacggtggaggaggaggagcaggggggATGGCCAACCGGTACTTGGCTACTGGACCTACAG GTGGTCCCATTCACCATTCGTCTAGCGATCATTATTACACCCCTCCCCATGGTCCCAAAGAAGACCGCAACTGGAGCCCCCACATGGACAGTTATGAGCTGATG caccgtggtcctgaaaaatcaaCAAGCCATCACTCCAAAATCGACGCTGAAATTGACTCCCTCACCAGTATGTTAGCTGATCTTGACAGCCATCATGACTCCAGCTCACAA CTATACGACAATGTGCCTTACAACAAGTACCTCTCAGGGGATCACTATAAGCCTGCACACCACAGCGGAGCCCCTCCTCAGGGTCGGACATCCATGGGCTACCCCCCCCATCCACAGAGCCAATACCACCCAGCGCCCCCCTACCCCAGCGAGCACCAGACACCTCAGTACCCCACCTCGCACCAGCAGGACTACTACTCCCCATCGTCCTCCTCCACCCCTAAACCGTACCCTCAGCCGGTCCCTGCATCCTACACCACCGCCTCCACCCCCACCGGGCCCCGCTTCAGTGTCCAGGTCAAGACAGCCCAGCCCGTCACCTACTCTCAGACGGGGAGGCAGGCTGAGCAGGCCtacaccccgccccctccacgCCAGCATGTGTCCCGCCCCCCAGCCCAGACTCAGGCGGGTCCACAGGGCTGGTACTCCTCTCATCCCAGCTCGCAAGCTCAGGAGGTCCACATTGAGACAGGATACGGCTCAGGGTCTGCAGGCAGAGTAAACCAGGTCCCTATGTCAAAGAGGGGGCTGGACAGCAATGCATCAGGGTCTACACAGAGTCCGGCTTATCAGACCAGCAAG GGGGCAGTAACAACCAGACCTGAGGAGGAGTTGGATCGCCTCACCAAGAAGCTGGTCTACGACATGAACCACCCACCTGCCGAGGACTACTTCG GACGCTGTGCTCGTTGCGGTGACAATGTGGTTGGTGACGGCAGCGGGTGCATTGCGATGGAGCAGGTTTTCCATGTGGAGTGTTTCACATGCATCACCTGTCACGCCCGTCTCCGAGGGCAACCGTTCTACGCCCTGGACAAGAAGAGTTACTGTGAGAGCTGTTACATT AGTACACTAGAGCGTTGTTCAAAATGTTCCAAGCCAATCCTGGACCGAATCCTACGTGCCATGGGGAAGGCCTACCATCCACGCTGCTTCACATGTGTGGTGTGTAACTGTTGCTTGGACGGTGTGCCCTTCACCGTGGATGCCACCTCTCAGATACACTGCATAGAGGACTTCCACAG GAAGTACGCGCCTCGCTGCTCAGTGTGCGGCGAACCCATCATGCCTGAACTGGGACAAGAGGAAACAGTAAGAATAGTTGCTCTGGATCGCAGCTTCCATGTCAACTGTTACGTCTGTGAG GAATGTGGTCTCCTGCTGTCGTCCGAGGGTGAGGGGCGGGGCTGTTACCCGCTGGACGGCCACATCTTGTGCAAGAGCTGCAGCGCCCGTCGAATCCAGGATCTTTCAGCCAAAATCTCCACCGATTGCTAA
- the LOC115438343 gene encoding uncharacterized protein LOC115438343, producing MECRDRYFMTAVDLSFTGRDPQFGAVDGTGAFPVVGQYASECGYTVTVLPLQNRVELRASYFSCHTHNKDDKVFTFSFYLIATHGRKRGQEVTYTFTKTCSPALPWSPREVTCEENYMEVSVKSDVTCGLKTDFWSTTVQSAYRSASVWTVRFQKAGQQATTMNLQEARTQGYVFNVAHGRIVFRTPYGQPDSDSIMVNDVPVEVIQATLFSRQSWVVLMVDLVIACSMYQGSYEDGGYMTWETPETPFPGLNAKQISVGLSGELMEQPVAESRGYIIEKRNNTVRIVIPYSAEGRHRTSVMIGDLFEFFIFHLYMEQISVDKDKVETRLRHHRALTTGLLRHPVITDNRTVVEDRIFTIYLGDIPEDVNLVGLELNGQLFTAPFTNTSTCEVGEEVHPDTTHGFTLKVSFDDPCVIQQFSTEDAVVQYQLDVNYTLTIVPDDEPFYHVASFVAVWTDLTPPAFDAFCSETGIVFRLDRRSLDHKWEVVIGSDPLTSDLANQYGYIMSNDGNDLLLEAPLFTQGYEYKNITLEGFNGTFEIYVRDRETSNIQSSTVKTCPFTAEELIVCSTDGMMTVVADLSLAVPSGGVPASTNLLDKNCGPREADDTRALFSFPVNTCGSVVKLSHGHVTYENRILFDPELLPVTTNTSTDIDRVTVQCAYPIADLHRLFSMFRFEADTTVVGQISHSAKLKERETTTIEAAIEPTTALHTPLPATPQTTGLIAVRAARHPPVRYVKVLSSLHNTAKKSQFSSKDELPMGPLMQLHEQAALQSSLQYKQWKCHSLDYQGMLLQLIVLHSAQREDVLLRLLQSKDMDDLDGHEQSQKS from the exons ATGGAGTGTCGTGACCGTTATTTCATGACTGCTGTCGATCTGTCCTTCACTGGGCGGGATCCTCAGTTTGGTGCTGTTG ACGGGACAGGTGCGTTTCCTGTCGTTGGACAGTACGCATCAGAATGTGGATACACAGTCACTGTTCTTCCTCTGCAGAACCGTGTGGAGCTCCGAGCCTCGTACTTCAGCTGTCACACCCACAACAAA GATGACAAAGTATTCACGTTCAGCTTCTACCTCATTGCGACACACGGACGAAAAAGGGGACAGGAAGTCACTTACACTTTCACCAAAACCTGTTCTCCAGCTCTGCCCTGGTCTCCCAGAGAGGTCACTTGTGAAGAAAACTACATGGAA gtGTCTGTGAAGAGTGACGTGACTTGTGGGTTAAAGACAGACTTCTGGAGTACAACTGTCCAATCT GCGTATAGATCAGCTTCAGTCTGGACAGTGAGATTCCAGAAGGCAGGGCAGCAGGCGACAACCATGAACCTACAGGAAGCTCGTACCCAGGGTTATGTGTTCAACGTGGCACATGGAAGGATTGTGTTTCGAACGCCCTATGGACAACCTGACTCGGACAGCATCATG GTGAATGATGTTCCAGTAGAGGTCATCCAGGCTACTCTATTCTCCAGACAAAGCTGGGTCGTTCTAATGGTCGACCTGGTCATCGCCTGCTCAATGT ATCAAGGTTCATATGAGGACGGAGGATACATGACATGGGAGACTCCTGAGACACCGTTCCCTGGACTGAATGCCAAACAGATCAGTGTTGGACTCAGTGGTGAACTTATGGAGCAGCCAGTCGCAGAGAGCAGGGGTTACATCATAGAGAAACGCAACAACACAGTCCGGATCGTCATCCCCTACAGCGCAGAAGGACGTCACAGGACG AGCGTTATGATCGGTGACCTCTTTGAGTTCTTCATCTTTCATCTCTATATGGAGCAAATCTCAGTGGACAAGGATAAAGTGGAGACCAGACTCCGCCACCACAGGGCATTGACTACTGGCCTGTTGAGACACCCTGTCATCACTGACAACC GAACTGTTGTAGAGGATCGCATCTTCACCATCTACCTCGGTGACATCCCTGAAGATGTAAATTTGGTTGGTCTTGAACTGAACGGACAACTGTTTACGGCGCCTTTTACAAATACGAGCACCTGTGAAGTGGGAGAAGAGGTTCATCCTGACACCACCCACGGCTTCACTCTGAAGGTGTCGTTTGACGACCCCTGTGTCATTCAACAG TTTTCCACAGAAGATGCAGTTGTTCAGTATCAGCTGGATGTGAACTACACACTGACTATTGTACCTGACGATGAACCGTTTTACCACGTGGCCTCTTTCGTGGCTGTTTGGACTGATTTGA CTCCTCCGGCCTTCGATGCGTTCTGTTCTGAGACCGGCATCGTCTTCAGACTGGACCGCCGGTCTCTGGACCACAAGTGGGAGGTGGTCATCGGCTCAGACCCTCTGACGTCGGACCTGGCCAACCAGTACGGCTACATCATGAGCAACGACGGCAACGATCTGCTGCTGGAGGCGCCGCTCTTCACTCAGGGCTACGAATACAAG AATATAACTTTGGAAGGATTCAATGGCACATTTGAGATTTATGTGCGAGATCGAGAAACGTCAAATATCCAGAGTTCGACTGTCAAGACGTGTCCATTCACTGCAGAAGAGCTCATTG tgtgttcaACTGATGGGATGATGACCGTGGTCGCTGACCTGTCTTTGGCCGTTCCAAGTGGAGGGGTCCCGGCCAGTACCAACCTCCTGGACAAAAACTGTGGACCCAGAGAGGCAGACGACACCAGGGCTCTGTTCTCTTTTCCGGTCAACACCTGTGGATCTGTAGTGAAG CTCAGCCACGGACATGTGACCTATGAAAATAGGATTCTGTTCGACCCAGAGTTATTGCCTGTTACAACCAACACTAGCACTGATATTGACAG GGTGACGGTCCAGTGCGCATATCCCATTGCTGATCTTCATCGCCTCTTCTCAATGTTCCGGTTTGAGGCTGATACAACTGTAGTTGGACAAATCAGTCATTCAGCAAAATTGAAAG AGCGAGAGACGACAACAATTGAAGCAGCCATCGAACCAACCACAGCGCTTCATACTCCACTCCCTGCTACTCCACAGACTACAGGACTCATTGCAGTACGAGCTGCTCGTCATCCTCCTGTCCGTTACGTCAAAGTGCTCAGCTCTTTACATAACACTGCAAAGAAAAGTCA GTTCAGCTCAAAGGATGAACTCCCAATGGGCCCCTTGATGCAGCTGCATGAGCAGGCTGCCCTCCAGAGTTCCCTCCAGTACAAACAGTGGAAATGCCACAGTCTGGATTATCAGGGGATGCTTCTGCAACTCATAGTATtaca CTCTGCCCAGCGTGAGGACGTCCTGCTGAGGCTTCTTCAAAGCAAAGACATGGATGATCTGGACGGACACGAACAAAGCCAGAAGTCATGA